Proteins from one Coffea arabica cultivar ET-39 chromosome 8c, Coffea Arabica ET-39 HiFi, whole genome shotgun sequence genomic window:
- the LOC113707099 gene encoding putative F-box protein At1g67623, translated as MANAENLQTMTSISSLPRELVSEVLALVAASSSTDLFRAKLCCKVLSEVSEENYIYQRVSLNKFAIVPWRKNHKVSMFLKKCRRSKNPEALYRKGVVDYFRGKNLESALECLKEAAKSGHDEAAYALGIIFLFGGDELKRKGMTLLSAMKKSRIQKRRMKDCRDNLRRILKMIWVKNPLVLSQRPICCAMQHKRKRGWLVDEIDEEESTCEGCTCDEEIAPICDALPQFLV; from the exons ATGGCCAACGCAGAAAATTTGCAGACAATGACCTCCATCTCCTCCCTTCCGAGAGAGCTCGTATCCGAGGTTCTTGCACTTGTCGCAGCTTCTTCATCCACTGATCTTTTTCGGGCAAAATTATG TTGTAAGGTGCTTTCCGAGGTTTCGgaagaaaactatatttaccaaCGTGTGTCCCTCAACAAGTTTGCAATCGTTCCATGGCGCAAAAATCATAAAGTTTCCATGTTCTTGAAGAAGTGTAGACGAAGCAAAAATCCAGAAGCCTTGTATCGAAAAGGGGTG GTTGATTATTTTAGAGGTAAGAATTTGGAATCAGCATTGGAATGCTTAAAAGAAGCTGCGAAATCAGGCCATGACGAAGCTGCCTATGCCTTGGGAATAATTTTTCTCTTTGGTGGGGACGAATTAAAGCGGAAAGGTATGACTTTGCTTAGCGCCATgaagaaatcaagaattcaGAAACGGAGAATGAAAGATTGCCGTGACAATTTGCGCAGGATTTTGAAGATGATTTGGGTAAAAAATCCTTTGGTTCTGAGCCAAAGGCCCATTTGTTGTGCCATGCAACATAAGAGAAAAAGAGGTTGGCTtgtggatgaaattgatgaagagGAGAGTACATGTGAAGGCTGCACTTGTGATGAAGAAATTGCACCAATTTGTGATGCCTTACCTCAATTTCTTGTCTAA